In candidate division WOR-3 bacterium, a genomic segment contains:
- a CDS encoding DUF4931 domain-containing protein — translation MSEVRRDIVTDTWVIVETGRNRIPKDHLRSDRRPSVCPFCVGNEAMTPPEITAVRTDGSAPNSPGWRVRVVPDIFPILRIEGDLVRSGVGIHDMVTGTGANEVIIESPEHVTNFAELADEQVELVLRTYRERLIDLYRDKRFRYVLVFKDHGTLAGGSTIEHVHSQVIALPATPRRVKDQLAGARAYFQYKERCIFCDILQDELEHNHRVVEQTERFVVFAPFASRLPFELRIMPRRHSFSFADTTGEELADLARVLRRTVGRLHRLLDDPPYNIVLHTAPNLLPQRGYWETIREDSHWFMELIPRVKRTDGFEWGSGFFINSVAPERAAALLKEVQ, via the coding sequence ATGTCAGAAGTTCGGCGCGACATCGTTACCGACACCTGGGTCATCGTGGAGACCGGACGGAACCGCATCCCCAAGGACCATCTCCGTTCTGACCGTAGGCCGTCAGTGTGCCCGTTTTGCGTTGGCAACGAAGCTATGACGCCGCCGGAAATCACGGCAGTGCGGACAGACGGTTCAGCTCCCAATAGCCCAGGCTGGCGCGTGAGGGTGGTCCCCGACATATTCCCGATACTGAGAATCGAGGGCGACCTAGTCCGGTCCGGAGTCGGCATCCACGACATGGTCACCGGGACCGGCGCAAACGAGGTTATCATCGAATCGCCGGAACACGTCACAAACTTCGCCGAGCTCGCCGATGAGCAGGTCGAGCTCGTGCTTAGAACGTACCGAGAACGGCTAATTGACCTGTATCGCGACAAGCGGTTTCGCTACGTGCTTGTTTTCAAGGACCACGGCACGTTGGCCGGTGGCTCAACCATCGAGCACGTCCATTCGCAAGTCATCGCCCTGCCGGCAACGCCGAGAAGAGTGAAGGACCAGCTCGCGGGTGCGCGCGCCTACTTTCAGTACAAGGAGCGGTGCATCTTCTGTGACATCCTCCAGGACGAGCTTGAGCATAACCACCGCGTAGTCGAGCAGACTGAGCGGTTTGTTGTTTTCGCACCTTTTGCTTCGCGCCTGCCGTTCGAATTACGGATAATGCCGCGGCGGCACTCGTTCAGTTTCGCCGATACCACCGGCGAGGAGTTGGCAGACCTTGCCCGCGTGCTGCGCCGCACGGTCGGAAGACTACACCGGCTGCTCGATGACCCACCCTATAATATCGTGCTCCACACGGCACCGAACCTTCTGCCCCAGCGTGGTTACTGGGAAACAATCCGGGAGGACTCCCACTGGTTCATGGAGCTAATACCAAGGGTGAAGCGGACCGACGGGTTTGAGTGGGGCTCGGGGTTCTTCATAAATTCGGTTGCACCAGAGCG